The Betaproteobacteria bacterium genomic sequence CGGCATGCCGGTCGCATGCCTGTGCGGTTTCGGCCCGTCCGAGCTCACCCACCTGAGCGGTGCTGCGCCGGCCATACGTTCTCGCGACATCCGCCTGGTGGGTGTGCGCAGCGTCGACGATGCCGAGCGGCATTTTCTGCGCACGGCCGGCATGGAGGTGTTCGACATGCGCTGCGTCGACGAGATCGGCATGCGGCAGACGCTGGAGCGCGCGCTGGCCGGCGTCGACGCGGGGACGCATCTGCACGTGAGTCTCGATGTCGACTTCCTCGATCCGGAGATCGCGCACGGCGTCGGCACCCCGGTGCGCGGCGGGCCGACCTATCGCGAAGCGCAGCTTTGCATGGAGATGATCGCGGATACCGGCTGCCTCGCGTCGCTCGACGTGATGGAGCTCAACCCCGCGTTCGACCGCCAGAACCAGACGGCGGAACTCGCCGTCGACTTGATCGAAAGCCTCTTCGGCAAGAGCACGTTGATCCCGCCTCGCCCGCGTGGGAGCCGGGCGGAAGTTCCTTAGGCCGGCTCATCGTTCAGTTTTTCAGAACGACTCCCTCAAAACATTCCGCTAGGTTTCCCCGGGCGTCGGACGCATCATTCTGTCCAGCGCAGCGTCGAGATATTCGACGAATGTGAACACGGAGGACAGCAAATGATGCAGATCCGCAAGTCATGCGAGCGCGGTCATGCCAACCACGGCTGGCTCGACACTTATCACACGTTCTCCTTTGCCGACTATTACGACCCGGCGCACATGGGCTTCGGGCCGCTGCGCGTGATCAACGAGGACCGCGTCGAGCCCGGCCGCGGCTTCGGCACGCACGGTCACCGCGACATGGAGATCATCACTTACGTGCTCGACGGCGGCCTGCAGCACCGCGACAACCTCGGCAACGGTTCGGTCATCCGTCCCGGCGACGTGCAGCGGATGAGCGC encodes the following:
- the rocF gene encoding arginase, with amino-acid sequence AEVVAWNRLVFDAVSAELAGDRLPVLLGGDHSLAIGSIAAVAQRCRQARRKLRVLWLDAHADFNTAELTPSGNLHGMPVACLCGFGPSELTHLSGAAPAIRSRDIRLVGVRSVDDAERHFLRTAGMEVFDMRCVDEIGMRQTLERALAGVDAGTHLHVSLDVDFLDPEIAHGVGTPVRGGPTYREAQLCMEMIADTGCLASLDVMELNPAFDRQNQTAELAVDLIESLFGKSTLIPPRPRGSRAEVP